One stretch of Armigeres subalbatus isolate Guangzhou_Male chromosome 2, GZ_Asu_2, whole genome shotgun sequence DNA includes these proteins:
- the LOC134217734 gene encoding zinc finger protein 260-like isoform X2, with protein METAVQQPVISMKTQESTASRWTLNDFCRTCLLRKEPLLPLTSDFNGTMIPEMLWKVSGTLLNVLEQLPRTICDHCLAKLDLAYNIAQEFRKQEELLRSFCWKGALIEQLDGFQKTEDAFKVPYSDEVLEKLTHAKQQFRRTETNTPVEVSEECLTPTVEEVGEISEFVEEGTSLEKENPPVIKEKSTSVRDVVPSADEIIPPAEQVGDYCVEQLDDIIEMENDVIEEDIQADDHFEMIVDESSTATESSVQEKTTNVVVPEEHSINDDVHVKKEESDNETVQSEVFSMLIPKEENEEWIETEERLSEGIGDGSDSEQLAIISCGESGDSQDRNWYGQPPSGLEVVMIDQEEYIRPIQGESKSRNQSMMEKEPTNPSEQNLKKGTNADGLYECKLCDRTFSVQKTYLNHRRSHEHVFHESFKCQQCEKVFGTKNRLKRHEEIHTRDLSCKVCGKEFSNGHELRAHQPLHLKGKRKCSSCDFVSYTREQMKEHVRTSKCAKSHKPPPKPPKLKNTNCPYEGCSYKATTYGAMYVHKRAKHLAVFECEICDKKFAFANQLKQHESIHTGEKPFECDLCAKTFRRLFSFKEHMAIHEGQAIYECAICGKVFSRPRYLAAHVATHSTKRPFDCTMCGTNYKTKGELTKHIRAKHESLEYGNSTDLIEEDYDYFEDEIYV; from the exons ATGGAAACTGCTGTGCAGCAACCCGTGATATCAATGAAAACTCAGGAAAGCACAG CGTCAAGGTGGACATTAAACGATTTCTGCCGCACCTGCCTACTACGGAAGGAACCCTTGCTGCCGCTGACTAGTGACTTTAACGGTACCATGATCCCGGAGATGCTTTGGAAGGTGTCCGGTACGCTACTTAATGTGCTCGAGCAGCTACCGCGGACCATTTGCGATCACTGTTTGGCCAAACTGGACCTGGCGTACAACATCGCACAGGAGTTTCGGAAACAAGAGGAACTGCTGAGAAGTTTCTGCTGGAAGGGCGCATTGATCGAACAGTTGGACGGGTTCCAGAAAACCGAGGATGCCTTCAAAGTGCCATACTCGGACGAGGTGCTAGAGAAATTAACACACGCGAAACAGCAGTTCAGGCGAACTGAGACAAATACGCCAGTAGAGGTATCAGAGGAGTGTTTGACTCCAACTGTCGAGGAAGTGGGGGAAATATCCGAATTTGTGGAAGAAGGAACCTCATTGGAGAAAGAAAACCCGCCAGTGATAAAGGAAAAATCTACATCTGTAAGGGACGTGGTACCATCTGCAGATGAAATAATTCCACCAGCAGAGCAAGTTGGTGATTACTGTGTGGAACAATTGGACGATATCATAGAAATGGAGAATGATGTGATTGAAGAGGATATTCAAGCGGATGACCATTTCGAGATGATTGTCGACGAATCTAGTACAGCTACAGAAAGTTCAGTACAAGAGAAGACCACCAACGTTGTTGTTCCGGAAGAACATTCTATAAACGATGATGTACAtgtaaagaaggaagaatctGATAATGAAACGGTGCAATCGGAGGTTTTTTCCATGTTGATACCTAAGGAAGAAAATGAAGAATGGATAGAAACAGAAGAACGACTATCGGAAGGAATAGGAGATGGTAGCGATTCGGAACAATTGGCAATCATAAGCTGTGGTGAATCGGGAGATTCCCAAGATCGTAATTGGTATGGTCAGCCGCCTTCCGGCTTAGAGGTTGTAATGATTGATCAAGAGGAATACATTCGACCAATCCAGGGAGAATCGAAATCAAGGAATCAAAGTATGATGGAAAAAGAACCGACGAATCCAtctgaacaaaatttgaaaaaaggaaCCAATGCCGATGGTTTATATGAGTGCAAATTATGTGATCGCACTTTCTCTGTGCAGAAAACGTATCTGAATCATCGACGAAGTCATGAACACGTTTTTCACGAGTCGTTTAAATGTCAACAGTGTGAGAAG GTCTTTGGCACGAAAAATCGTTTGAAGCGACACGAGGAGATCCACACCCGAGACCTGTCCTGCAAAGTGTGCGGTAAAGAATTCTCAAACGGCCATGAACTGCGAGCTCATCAACCGCTCCACCTAAAAGGCAAGCGCAAATGCTCGTCGTGCGATTTTGTGTCGTACACAAGGGAACAAATGAAGGAGCATGTACGAACGAGTAAATGTGCGAAATCGCACAAGCCGCCGCCGAAACCTCCCAAGCTGAAAAATACCAATTGCCCATATGAAGGATGTAGCTACAAAGCCACTACGTACGGCGCGATGTATGTGCATAAACGAGCCAAGCATCTGGCGGTGTTCGAGTGCGAAATTTGCGACAAAAAGTTTGCGTTCGCCAATCAACTCAAGCAGCACGAATCGATTCACACCGGTGAGAAGCCCTTTGAGTGTGACTTATGTGCGAAGACGTTTCGGCGGTTGTTCAGCTTCAAAGAGCACATGGCTATTCACGAGGGTCAGGCAATCTATGAATGCGCCATTTGCGGCAAAGTGTTTTCCCGGCCTCGGTACCTGGCGGCACACGTGGCTACGCACTCCACGAAGCGGCCGTTCGATTGCACGATGTGTGGCACCAACTACAAGACGAAAGGCGAACTGACGAAACACATCCGGGCGAAGCACGAATCGCTGGAGTACGGCAACAGTACCGATCTCATAGAGGAGGATTACGATTACTTTGAGGATGAGATATACGTGTAA
- the LOC134217734 gene encoding zinc finger protein 808-like isoform X1, which produces METAVQQPVISMKTQESTASRWTLNDFCRTCLLRKEPLLPLTSDFNGTMIPEMLWKVSGTLLNVLEQLPRTICDHCLAKLDLAYNIAQEFRKQEELLRSFCWKGALIEQLDGFQKTEDAFKVPYSDEVLEKLTHAKQQFRRTETNTPVEVSEECLTPTVEEVGEISEFVEEGTSLEKENPPVIKEKSTSVRDVVPSADEIIPPAEQVGDYCVEQLDDIIEMENDVIEEDIQADDHFEMIVDESSTATESSVQEKTTNVVVPEEHSINDDVHVKKEESDNETVQSEVFSMLIPKEENEEWIETEERLSEGIGDGSDSEQLAIISCGESGDSQDRNWYGQPPSGLEVVMIDQEEYIRPIQGESKSRNQSMMEKEPTNPSEQNLKKGTNADGLYECKLCDRTFSVQKTYLNHRRSHEHVFHESFKCQQCEKVFGTKNRLKRHEEIHTRDLSCKVCGKEFSNGHELRAHQPLHLKGKRKCSSCDFVSYTREQMKEHVRTSKCAKSHKPPPKPPKLKNTNCPYEGCSYKATTYGAMYVHKRAKHLAVFECEICDKKFAFANQLKQHESIHTGEKPFECDLCAKTFRRLFSFKEHMAIHEGQAIYECAICGKVFSRPRYLAAHVATHSTKRPFDCTMCGTNYKTKGELTKHIRAKHESLEYGNSTDLIEEDYDYFEDEIYVERSYSEHDVNHHLPNGAFITFK; this is translated from the exons ATGGAAACTGCTGTGCAGCAACCCGTGATATCAATGAAAACTCAGGAAAGCACAG CGTCAAGGTGGACATTAAACGATTTCTGCCGCACCTGCCTACTACGGAAGGAACCCTTGCTGCCGCTGACTAGTGACTTTAACGGTACCATGATCCCGGAGATGCTTTGGAAGGTGTCCGGTACGCTACTTAATGTGCTCGAGCAGCTACCGCGGACCATTTGCGATCACTGTTTGGCCAAACTGGACCTGGCGTACAACATCGCACAGGAGTTTCGGAAACAAGAGGAACTGCTGAGAAGTTTCTGCTGGAAGGGCGCATTGATCGAACAGTTGGACGGGTTCCAGAAAACCGAGGATGCCTTCAAAGTGCCATACTCGGACGAGGTGCTAGAGAAATTAACACACGCGAAACAGCAGTTCAGGCGAACTGAGACAAATACGCCAGTAGAGGTATCAGAGGAGTGTTTGACTCCAACTGTCGAGGAAGTGGGGGAAATATCCGAATTTGTGGAAGAAGGAACCTCATTGGAGAAAGAAAACCCGCCAGTGATAAAGGAAAAATCTACATCTGTAAGGGACGTGGTACCATCTGCAGATGAAATAATTCCACCAGCAGAGCAAGTTGGTGATTACTGTGTGGAACAATTGGACGATATCATAGAAATGGAGAATGATGTGATTGAAGAGGATATTCAAGCGGATGACCATTTCGAGATGATTGTCGACGAATCTAGTACAGCTACAGAAAGTTCAGTACAAGAGAAGACCACCAACGTTGTTGTTCCGGAAGAACATTCTATAAACGATGATGTACAtgtaaagaaggaagaatctGATAATGAAACGGTGCAATCGGAGGTTTTTTCCATGTTGATACCTAAGGAAGAAAATGAAGAATGGATAGAAACAGAAGAACGACTATCGGAAGGAATAGGAGATGGTAGCGATTCGGAACAATTGGCAATCATAAGCTGTGGTGAATCGGGAGATTCCCAAGATCGTAATTGGTATGGTCAGCCGCCTTCCGGCTTAGAGGTTGTAATGATTGATCAAGAGGAATACATTCGACCAATCCAGGGAGAATCGAAATCAAGGAATCAAAGTATGATGGAAAAAGAACCGACGAATCCAtctgaacaaaatttgaaaaaaggaaCCAATGCCGATGGTTTATATGAGTGCAAATTATGTGATCGCACTTTCTCTGTGCAGAAAACGTATCTGAATCATCGACGAAGTCATGAACACGTTTTTCACGAGTCGTTTAAATGTCAACAGTGTGAGAAG GTCTTTGGCACGAAAAATCGTTTGAAGCGACACGAGGAGATCCACACCCGAGACCTGTCCTGCAAAGTGTGCGGTAAAGAATTCTCAAACGGCCATGAACTGCGAGCTCATCAACCGCTCCACCTAAAAGGCAAGCGCAAATGCTCGTCGTGCGATTTTGTGTCGTACACAAGGGAACAAATGAAGGAGCATGTACGAACGAGTAAATGTGCGAAATCGCACAAGCCGCCGCCGAAACCTCCCAAGCTGAAAAATACCAATTGCCCATATGAAGGATGTAGCTACAAAGCCACTACGTACGGCGCGATGTATGTGCATAAACGAGCCAAGCATCTGGCGGTGTTCGAGTGCGAAATTTGCGACAAAAAGTTTGCGTTCGCCAATCAACTCAAGCAGCACGAATCGATTCACACCGGTGAGAAGCCCTTTGAGTGTGACTTATGTGCGAAGACGTTTCGGCGGTTGTTCAGCTTCAAAGAGCACATGGCTATTCACGAGGGTCAGGCAATCTATGAATGCGCCATTTGCGGCAAAGTGTTTTCCCGGCCTCGGTACCTGGCGGCACACGTGGCTACGCACTCCACGAAGCGGCCGTTCGATTGCACGATGTGTGGCACCAACTACAAGACGAAAGGCGAACTGACGAAACACATCCGGGCGAAGCACGAATCGCTGGAGTACGGCAACAGTACCGATCTCATAGAGGAGGATTACGATTACTTTGAGGATGAGATATACGT TGAACGTAGTTATTCTGAACACGACGTCAACCATCATTTGCCGAATGGAGcattcataacttttaaatag